The following are from one region of the Streptomyces tuirus genome:
- a CDS encoding YqgE/AlgH family protein — MTEVSSLTGRLLVATPALADPNFDRAVVLLLDHDEEGSLGVVLNRPTPVDVGDILEGWGDLAVEPGVVFQGGPVSLDSALGVAVVPGGATGEAAPLGWRRVHGAIGLVDLEAPPELLASALGSLRIFAGYAGWGPGQLEDELVDGAWYVVESEPGDVSSPSPERLWREVLRRQRGELAMVATYPDDPSLN; from the coding sequence ATGACCGAGGTGTCCTCGCTCACAGGGCGGTTGCTCGTGGCCACCCCCGCCCTGGCGGACCCGAACTTCGACCGTGCGGTGGTGCTGCTCCTCGACCACGACGAGGAGGGCTCGCTCGGTGTCGTCCTCAATCGCCCCACCCCGGTGGACGTGGGCGACATCCTGGAGGGCTGGGGGGATCTCGCCGTGGAGCCGGGTGTCGTGTTCCAGGGCGGCCCGGTGTCGCTGGACTCCGCCCTCGGGGTCGCCGTCGTCCCCGGCGGCGCGACGGGTGAGGCCGCCCCGCTGGGCTGGCGCCGGGTGCACGGCGCGATCGGCCTGGTCGATCTGGAGGCCCCGCCGGAACTGCTGGCCTCCGCCCTCGGCTCCCTGCGCATCTTCGCCGGATACGCCGGCTGGGGCCCGGGGCAGCTGGAGGACGAGCTGGTGGACGGCGCGTGGTACGTCGTCGAGTCCGAGCCCGGTGACGTCTCGTCCCCGTCTCCCGAGCGGCTCTGGCGCGAGGTGCTGCGCCGCCAGCGCGGCGAGCTGGCGATGGTGGCGACGTACCCGGACGACCCTTCGCTCAACTGA
- a CDS encoding DUF3039 domain-containing protein → MSTLEPERGTGTGTLVEPTPQTSHGDGDHERFAHYVQKDKIMASALDGTPVVALCGKVWVPGRDPKKYPVCPMCKEIYESMSSGDDGKGKGDK, encoded by the coding sequence ATGAGCACTCTCGAGCCCGAGCGCGGGACTGGTACGGGGACCCTCGTTGAGCCGACGCCGCAGACCTCGCATGGTGACGGTGACCACGAGCGCTTCGCCCATTACGTCCAGAAGGACAAGATCATGGCGAGCGCCCTCGACGGCACCCCCGTCGTGGCGCTGTGCGGCAAGGTGTGGGTGCCGGGCCGCGACCCGAAGAAGTACCCCGTGTGTCCCATGTGCAAGGAGATCTACGAGTCCATGAGCTCCGGGGACGACGGCAAGGGCAAGGGCGACAAGTAG
- a CDS encoding HU family DNA-binding protein, with the protein MNRSELVAALADRAEVTRKDADAVLAAFAEVVGDIVSKGDEKVTIPGFLTFERTHRAARTARNPQTGEPIQIPAGYSVKVSAGSKLKEAAKGK; encoded by the coding sequence ATGAACCGCAGTGAGCTGGTGGCCGCGCTGGCCGACCGCGCCGAGGTGACTCGCAAGGACGCCGACGCCGTGCTGGCCGCGTTCGCCGAGGTCGTCGGCGACATCGTCTCCAAGGGCGACGAGAAGGTCACCATCCCCGGCTTCCTGACCTTCGAGCGCACGCACCGTGCCGCTCGCACCGCCCGCAACCCGCAGACCGGCGAGCCCATCCAGATCCCCGCCGGCTACAGCGTGAAGGTCTCCGCGGGCTCGAAGCTCAAGGAAGCCGCCAAGGGCAAGTAA
- a CDS encoding extracellular solute-binding protein — protein MNLSVRLAGLTALAALLATACAPQTSSNSSSDKDEKTGTLRVWLFQEVGNAPKQKVVDSVVAGFEKAHKGTKVDVEYIPVDTRAQRVKAAFNDPASAPDVMEYGNTDTAGYVKDGGLLDVTKEFGDWAEAKDTDPTAKQSVTVDGKLYGAPLYVGVRALYYRTDVFKELGLSVPKTMDELASTAREIRAAKPELYGLVVGGAYTYGAMPFVWANGGELANGKSGSYASGIDSPEARKGIKAYTSLFGDDNCPAAKCAGMGGNDTISAFAAGKAGMAIGGDFSHTAVEAGKVKGKYAVVPLPGVKAGSIAPAFAGGNNIGVLKSTSHRTLAVQLMEQLASKKTQGELFDAMGFLPTFTDVRQQVAQQEPFVKPFVRTLSAGTKFVPASPAWGQIDSSLVLPTMFQEVISGKKDVAQASDDAAKKMNDAFGSAG, from the coding sequence ATGAACCTGTCCGTCCGTCTTGCCGGGCTCACCGCGCTCGCCGCTCTCCTGGCCACCGCCTGCGCGCCCCAGACCTCCTCGAACTCCTCCTCCGACAAGGACGAGAAGACCGGAACGCTGCGCGTGTGGCTCTTCCAGGAGGTCGGCAACGCCCCCAAGCAGAAGGTCGTCGACTCCGTCGTCGCCGGCTTCGAGAAGGCCCACAAGGGCACGAAGGTCGACGTCGAGTACATCCCGGTCGACACCCGCGCCCAGCGCGTCAAGGCCGCCTTCAACGACCCGGCCTCCGCGCCGGATGTGATGGAGTACGGCAACACCGACACGGCCGGCTATGTGAAGGACGGCGGACTCCTCGACGTCACGAAGGAGTTCGGCGACTGGGCCGAGGCGAAGGACACCGACCCCACGGCGAAGCAGTCGGTGACGGTGGACGGCAAGCTCTACGGCGCCCCCCTCTACGTCGGCGTCCGCGCCCTGTACTACCGCACGGACGTCTTCAAGGAGCTCGGCCTGTCCGTCCCGAAGACGATGGACGAACTCGCCTCCACCGCCCGCGAGATACGCGCCGCCAAACCCGAGCTCTACGGGCTGGTGGTCGGCGGCGCCTACACCTACGGCGCGATGCCGTTCGTGTGGGCCAACGGCGGTGAACTCGCCAACGGCAAGAGCGGCTCGTACGCGTCCGGCATCGACAGCCCCGAGGCCCGCAAGGGCATCAAGGCGTACACGTCCCTCTTCGGCGACGACAACTGCCCGGCCGCCAAGTGCGCGGGCATGGGCGGCAACGACACGATCTCCGCGTTCGCCGCGGGCAAGGCGGGCATGGCGATCGGCGGCGACTTCAGCCATACCGCCGTCGAGGCCGGCAAGGTCAAGGGCAAGTACGCCGTCGTCCCGCTGCCGGGTGTGAAGGCCGGCTCCATCGCGCCGGCCTTCGCGGGCGGCAACAACATCGGCGTCCTGAAGAGCACGTCCCACCGCACGCTCGCCGTGCAGCTGATGGAGCAGCTCGCCTCGAAGAAGACGCAGGGCGAACTCTTCGACGCGATGGGCTTCCTGCCGACCTTCACCGACGTCCGGCAGCAGGTCGCCCAGCAGGAGCCGTTCGTGAAGCCCTTCGTCCGGACCCTGTCCGCCGGCACCAAGTTCGTCCCCGCGTCGCCCGCCTGGGGCCAGATCGACTCCTCCCTCGTCCTGCCGACGATGTTCCAGGAGGTCATCAGCGGCAAGAAGGACGTCGCGCAGGCCTCCGACGACGCCGCGAAGAAGATGAACGACGCGTTCGGCTCCGCCGGGTGA
- a CDS encoding carbohydrate ABC transporter permease — translation MPVNDRGSVKTPVAAVAPTVPAPGPPRAAAGVRGRRTARGAAHRTGGWTPWLYLAPALVVLGGLLVYPIYQLGLISLFRYTQAQVSGGEPATFEGFGNYAGLFGDPQFWQVLLATVLFAAGCVVSTLAVGCALAVLLTRVRAVPRLALMLAALGAWATPAVTGSTVWLFLFDPDFGPVNRMLGLGDHSWTYGRLSAFFLVLLEVVWCSFPFVMVTVYAGIRAVPGEVLEAASLDGASQWRIWRSVLAPMLRPILVVVTIQSVIWDFKVFTQIYVMTGGGGIAGQNLVLNVYAYQQAFASSQYGLGSAIGVVTLLILLAVTLVYLRLLRRQGEEL, via the coding sequence ATGCCCGTGAACGACCGCGGTTCCGTGAAAACCCCCGTGGCCGCTGTCGCGCCGACCGTGCCGGCCCCCGGGCCGCCGCGTGCGGCCGCCGGCGTACGGGGCCGCCGCACCGCACGCGGGGCCGCGCACCGCACCGGCGGCTGGACGCCCTGGCTGTATCTCGCGCCCGCGCTCGTCGTGCTGGGCGGGCTGCTCGTCTACCCGATCTATCAGCTCGGGCTGATCTCCCTCTTCCGGTACACGCAGGCGCAGGTCAGCGGTGGAGAGCCGGCCACGTTCGAGGGGTTCGGGAACTACGCCGGACTGTTCGGGGACCCGCAGTTCTGGCAGGTGCTGCTCGCCACCGTGCTGTTCGCGGCGGGCTGTGTCGTCTCCACGCTCGCGGTCGGCTGCGCCCTGGCCGTGCTCCTGACCCGCGTGCGGGCCGTACCGCGGCTCGCGCTGATGCTGGCCGCCCTGGGCGCGTGGGCGACCCCGGCCGTGACCGGCTCCACGGTGTGGCTGTTCCTCTTCGACCCCGACTTCGGCCCGGTCAACCGGATGCTGGGCCTCGGCGACCACTCCTGGACCTACGGCCGTCTCAGCGCCTTCTTCCTGGTGCTGCTCGAAGTGGTGTGGTGCTCCTTCCCGTTCGTGATGGTGACCGTGTACGCGGGCATCCGCGCCGTACCCGGCGAAGTGCTGGAGGCCGCCTCCCTCGACGGCGCCTCGCAGTGGCGCATCTGGCGTTCCGTCCTCGCCCCGATGCTCCGGCCGATCCTGGTCGTCGTCACCATCCAGTCCGTCATCTGGGACTTCAAGGTCTTCACGCAGATCTACGTCATGACGGGCGGCGGCGGCATCGCCGGCCAGAACCTCGTACTGAACGTCTACGCCTACCAGCAGGCCTTCGCGTCCTCGCAGTACGGCCTCGGCTCCGCGATCGGCGTCGTGACGCTGCTGATCCTGCTCGCCGTCACGCTGGTCTATCTGCGGCTGCTGCGCCGTCAGGGGGAGGAACTGTGA
- a CDS encoding NAD-dependent malic enzyme — MATAPSVSYSMTVRLEVPASGTAVSQLTTAVESSGGSVTGLDVTASGHEKLRIDVTIAASSTAHADEIVEELRGIEGVTLGKVSDRTFLMHLGGKIEMASKHPIRNRDDLSMVYTPGVARVCMAIAENPEDARRLTIKRNSVAVVTDGSAVLGLGNIGPKAALPVMEGKAALFKRFAGIDAWPICLDTQDTDAIVEIVKAIAPGFAGINLEDISAPRCFEIEARLREALDIPVFHDDQHGTAIVVLAALTNALRVTGKAIENIRVVMSGAGAAGTAILKLLLAAGVKNAVVADIHGVVHAGREDLVDAAPDSALRWIADNTNPEGLTGILKEAVRGADVFIGVSAPNVLDGDDVAAMADGAIVFALANPDPEVDPAIARQTAAVVATGRSDFPNQINNVLVFPGVFRGLLDAQSRTVNTEMMLAAATALADVVTEDELNPNYIIPSVFNDKVAGAVAGAVREAAKAVGAGAGSASGL; from the coding sequence GCCGTCTCGCAGCTCACCACCGCCGTGGAGTCCTCCGGAGGCTCGGTGACCGGCCTCGACGTCACCGCATCCGGCCACGAGAAGCTCCGTATCGACGTCACCATCGCGGCGTCGTCGACCGCGCACGCGGACGAGATCGTGGAGGAACTCCGCGGCATCGAGGGCGTCACGCTGGGCAAGGTCTCGGACCGGACCTTCCTCATGCACCTCGGCGGCAAGATCGAGATGGCGTCGAAGCACCCCATCCGCAACCGTGACGACCTGTCCATGGTCTACACGCCGGGCGTCGCCCGCGTGTGCATGGCGATCGCCGAGAACCCCGAGGACGCCCGCCGCCTCACCATCAAGCGCAACTCCGTTGCGGTCGTGACGGACGGCTCCGCCGTGCTGGGCCTGGGCAACATCGGCCCCAAGGCCGCGCTGCCCGTCATGGAGGGCAAGGCGGCCCTCTTCAAGCGGTTCGCCGGCATCGACGCCTGGCCGATCTGCCTCGACACCCAGGACACCGACGCCATCGTCGAGATCGTCAAGGCGATCGCCCCGGGCTTCGCGGGCATCAACCTCGAGGACATCTCCGCCCCCCGCTGCTTCGAGATCGAGGCCCGGCTGCGCGAGGCCCTCGACATCCCCGTCTTCCACGACGACCAGCACGGCACCGCGATCGTCGTCCTCGCCGCCCTGACGAACGCGCTGCGCGTCACCGGCAAGGCCATCGAGAACATCCGCGTCGTCATGTCCGGCGCCGGCGCGGCCGGTACGGCGATCCTGAAGCTGCTGCTCGCCGCGGGCGTCAAGAACGCAGTCGTCGCCGACATCCACGGCGTCGTGCACGCGGGCCGCGAGGACCTGGTGGACGCCGCCCCCGACTCGGCGCTGCGCTGGATCGCCGACAACACCAACCCCGAGGGCCTCACGGGCATCCTCAAGGAGGCCGTGCGCGGCGCCGACGTCTTCATCGGCGTCTCCGCCCCGAACGTCCTCGACGGCGACGACGTGGCCGCCATGGCCGACGGCGCCATCGTGTTCGCGCTTGCGAACCCCGACCCCGAGGTCGACCCGGCAATCGCCCGCCAGACCGCGGCCGTTGTCGCGACCGGCCGCTCGGACTTCCCGAACCAGATCAACAACGTGCTGGTCTTCCCGGGTGTCTTCCGCGGTCTGCTGGACGCGCAGTCCCGGACGGTCAACACCGAGATGATGCTGGCCGCCGCGACGGCCCTGGCGGACGTGGTGACCGAGGACGAGCTGAACCCGAACTACATCATTCCGAGCGTCTTCAACGACAAGGTCGCGGGCGCGGTCGCCGGCGCCGTGCGCGAGGCCGCCAAGGCGGTCGGCGCGGGGGCGGGCAGCGCGTCCGGTCTCTGA
- the murA gene encoding UDP-N-acetylglucosamine 1-carboxyvinyltransferase yields the protein MTVNDDVLLVHGGTPLEGEIRVRGAKNLVPKAMVAALLGSAPSRLRNVPDIRDVRVVRGLLQLHGVTVRPGDEPGELVMDPTRVESANVADIDAHAGSSRIPILFCGPLLHRLGHAFIPGLGGCDIGGRPIDFHFEVLRQFGAKIEKRADGQYLEAPRRLRGTKIALPYPSVGATEQVLLTAVLAEGVTELSNAAVEPEIEDLICVLQKMGAIIAMDTDRTIRITGVDQLGGYNHRALPDRLEAASWASAALATEGNIYIRGAQQRSMMTFLNTYRKVGGAFEIDDEGIRFWHPGGQLKSIALETDVHPGFQTDWQQPLVVALTQATGLSIIHETVYESRLGFTSALNQMGAHIQLYRECLGGSNCRFGQRNFLHSAVVSGPTKLQGADLVIPDLRGGFSYLIAALAAQGTSRVHGIGLINRGYENFMEKLMELGAKVELPGKALG from the coding sequence ATGACCGTCAACGACGATGTCCTGCTTGTCCACGGCGGAACCCCGCTGGAGGGCGAGATCCGTGTCCGCGGTGCGAAGAACCTCGTACCGAAGGCCATGGTCGCAGCGCTGCTGGGCAGCGCTCCGAGCCGGCTGCGCAATGTTCCGGACATCCGCGACGTTCGAGTCGTACGGGGTCTGCTGCAGCTGCACGGTGTGACGGTCCGTCCGGGTGACGAGCCCGGCGAACTGGTGATGGATCCGACGCGCGTGGAGAGCGCCAACGTCGCTGACATCGATGCCCACGCGGGTTCGAGCCGTATCCCGATCCTGTTCTGCGGCCCGCTGCTGCACCGCCTCGGCCACGCGTTCATCCCCGGCCTCGGCGGCTGCGACATCGGCGGCCGGCCCATCGACTTCCACTTCGAGGTGCTGCGGCAGTTCGGCGCGAAGATCGAGAAGCGGGCGGACGGCCAGTACCTGGAGGCGCCCCGGCGGCTGCGCGGTACGAAGATCGCGCTGCCGTACCCGTCCGTCGGCGCCACCGAGCAGGTGCTGCTGACGGCCGTCCTCGCGGAGGGCGTCACGGAGCTGTCCAACGCGGCTGTCGAGCCGGAGATCGAGGACCTCATCTGCGTCCTGCAGAAGATGGGCGCGATCATCGCGATGGACACCGACCGGACGATCCGCATCACCGGTGTGGACCAGCTCGGCGGCTACAACCACCGCGCCCTCCCGGACCGCCTGGAGGCCGCGTCCTGGGCGTCGGCGGCGCTGGCGACCGAGGGCAACATCTACATCCGCGGGGCGCAGCAGCGCTCGATGATGACGTTCCTGAACACCTACCGGAAGGTGGGCGGTGCCTTCGAGATCGACGACGAGGGCATCCGCTTCTGGCACCCCGGCGGCCAGCTGAAGTCCATCGCGCTGGAGACGGACGTCCACCCGGGCTTCCAGACCGACTGGCAGCAGCCGCTGGTGGTCGCCCTGACCCAGGCCACGGGCCTGTCCATCATCCACGAGACGGTCTACGAGTCCCGCCTCGGCTTCACGTCCGCGCTGAACCAGATGGGCGCGCACATCCAGCTCTACCGCGAGTGCCTGGGCGGCTCGAACTGCCGCTTCGGCCAGCGCAACTTCCTGCACTCGGCCGTCGTATCGGGCCCGACGAAGCTCCAGGGCGCTGACCTGGTCATCCCCGACCTCCGCGGCGGCTTCTCGTACCTGATCGCGGCCCTGGCGGCCCAGGGCACGTCCCGCGTCCACGGCATCGGCCTCATCAACCGCGGCTACGAGAACTTCATGGAGAAGTTGATGGAGCTGGGCGCGAAGGTGGAGCTGCCGGGGAAGGCGCTCGGCTAG